A window of the Streptomyces sp. Ag109_O5-10 genome harbors these coding sequences:
- a CDS encoding immunity 21 family protein: MTRYGDPGAVEWVESGGGPLVAVPETVLPFWAGADSEELATDYDRACEVDGYVGLLPVGDSTALVLGDEPASTSFLPDHGTFVRWSAADSEEELLAQVPAALDGAAWENEIRWQVPGPVVLFDSAWPGGEAEGGDHLRVPLEPGTYAVRAAYTRPGPETWLGLVQLRRLSS, from the coding sequence ATGACTCGATATGGGGATCCAGGCGCGGTGGAGTGGGTGGAGTCGGGCGGCGGCCCACTGGTGGCGGTTCCGGAGACGGTCCTGCCGTTCTGGGCCGGCGCCGACAGCGAGGAGCTGGCCACCGACTACGACCGGGCCTGCGAGGTCGACGGCTACGTCGGACTGCTCCCGGTCGGGGACAGCACCGCCCTGGTCCTCGGCGACGAACCCGCCTCGACGTCCTTCCTGCCCGACCACGGCACCTTCGTACGGTGGTCCGCCGCCGACTCGGAGGAGGAACTTCTGGCCCAGGTGCCCGCCGCCCTCGACGGTGCCGCGTGGGAGAACGAGATCCGCTGGCAGGTCCCAGGCCCCGTCGTGCTGTTCGACTCCGCCTGGCCCGGTGGCGAGGCCGAGGGCGGTGACCATCTGCGGGTCCCGCTGGAACCCGGCACCTACGCGGTGCGCGCCGCCTACACCAGACCCGGCCCGGAAACCTGGCTGGGCCTGGTGCAGTTGCGCCGGCTCTCGTCCTGA
- a CDS encoding histidine phosphatase family protein — protein sequence MITRAGAGPLRRLVVLRHAKSAWPEGVPDHLRPLAARGRRDAPAAGRALAESDCLPDLAVCSTAVRARQTWELASAQWGTPPPVRHDPRLYAADVPDLLAVVHEVPAEVETLLLVGHNPGLEELVLDLAGDGLDDTLEQVRKKFPTSAVAVLAWHGTTWAALVPGTALLTEVTVARGRKEG from the coding sequence GTGATCACCCGGGCGGGCGCGGGCCCGCTGCGCCGCCTGGTCGTGCTGCGGCACGCCAAGTCCGCCTGGCCCGAGGGCGTCCCGGACCACCTGCGCCCGCTCGCGGCCCGCGGCCGCCGCGACGCCCCCGCCGCCGGCCGTGCCCTCGCCGAGTCCGACTGCCTGCCCGACCTCGCGGTGTGCTCCACCGCGGTACGCGCCCGGCAGACCTGGGAACTGGCCTCCGCCCAGTGGGGCACACCGCCCCCGGTCCGCCACGACCCGCGCCTGTACGCGGCCGACGTACCCGACCTGCTGGCGGTCGTCCACGAGGTGCCCGCCGAGGTGGAGACGCTGCTGCTGGTCGGCCACAACCCCGGCCTGGAGGAACTCGTCCTCGACCTCGCGGGCGACGGCCTCGACGACACCCTGGAGCAGGTGCGCAAGAAGTTCCCGACGTCCGCCGTCGCCGTCCTCGCCTGGCACGGCACGACGTGGGCGGCTCTCGTCCCCGGGACGGCCCTGCTGACGGAGGTGACCGTGGCCCGGGGCCGCAAGGAGGGGTGA
- a CDS encoding cupin: MVSAPEPALPHPLPGAVGLSHLSAYEWQAADGVRGGSPHLHLVCTEAYVVTGGRGAVQTLSPDGYRDIPLEPGSVAWFTPGTVHRMVQGGGLRITVLMQNGGLPEAGDAVFTFPPEVLADPERYAAAATLPPGTGAETARAARRRRDLAVEGYLVLREALVAGDGGPYAEFQRAAARLVRAKVPRWRELWRAGALAAAERTDAQLDALEAGETSYLDAATAHEAAPTRLGGFGMCGRRDAYDLPGTTLPYGGE; encoded by the coding sequence GTGGTGAGCGCACCGGAGCCGGCGCTCCCGCACCCGCTGCCCGGCGCCGTCGGCCTGTCCCACCTCAGCGCCTACGAATGGCAGGCCGCCGACGGGGTCCGCGGCGGCAGCCCGCACCTCCACCTGGTGTGCACGGAGGCGTACGTGGTCACCGGCGGGCGGGGCGCCGTACAGACGCTCAGCCCGGACGGCTACCGGGACATCCCGCTGGAGCCCGGGTCCGTCGCCTGGTTCACCCCGGGCACCGTGCACCGCATGGTGCAGGGCGGCGGTCTGCGCATCACCGTGCTGATGCAGAACGGCGGACTGCCGGAGGCCGGGGACGCCGTCTTCACCTTCCCGCCCGAGGTGCTCGCCGATCCCGAACGGTACGCCGCCGCGGCGACGCTGCCACCGGGCACCGGAGCGGAGACGGCGCGGGCCGCCCGCCGGCGCCGGGACCTCGCCGTCGAGGGCTACCTCGTCCTGCGGGAGGCGCTGGTCGCCGGGGACGGCGGCCCGTACGCGGAGTTCCAGCGGGCCGCCGCCCGGCTGGTGCGTGCGAAGGTGCCGCGCTGGCGCGAGCTGTGGCGGGCCGGTGCGCTCGCCGCCGCCGAGCGCACGGACGCCCAGCTGGACGCCCTGGAGGCCGGCGAAACCTCGTACCTCGACGCGGCGACCGCACACGAGGCCGCGCCCACCCGGCTCGGGGGATTCGGGATGTGCGGCCGCCGTGACGCGTACGACCTGCCGGGGACGACCCTCCCGTACGGCGGCGAGTAA
- a CDS encoding YigZ family protein, with product MQDEYRTVARAGTHETEVNRSRFLCALAPAATEQEAQDFVAAVRREHADATHNCWAYVIGADASTQRASDDGEPGGTAGVPMLQMLLRRDMRYVVAVVTRYYGGVKLGAGGLIRAYGGAVGEALDAVGTRTRRRFRLATVTVDHQRAGKVQNDLRATGREVRDVRYGEAVAIEIGLPDADVDTFRAWLADATAGTATLELGGEAYGDA from the coding sequence ATGCAGGACGAGTACCGCACAGTGGCCCGCGCGGGCACGCACGAGACCGAGGTCAACCGCTCCCGCTTCCTGTGCGCCCTCGCCCCGGCGGCCACCGAGCAGGAGGCCCAGGACTTCGTCGCGGCGGTCCGCAGGGAGCACGCCGACGCCACCCACAACTGCTGGGCCTACGTCATCGGCGCCGACGCATCCACCCAGCGGGCGAGCGACGACGGCGAACCGGGCGGCACCGCGGGCGTCCCCATGCTCCAGATGCTGCTGCGCCGGGACATGCGGTACGTCGTCGCGGTCGTCACCCGCTACTACGGCGGCGTCAAGCTCGGCGCCGGCGGCCTCATCCGCGCCTACGGCGGCGCGGTCGGCGAGGCCCTCGACGCCGTCGGCACCCGCACCCGGCGCCGCTTCCGGCTGGCCACGGTGACCGTCGACCACCAGCGGGCCGGCAAGGTCCAGAACGACCTGCGCGCCACCGGCCGCGAGGTCCGCGACGTCCGCTACGGCGAGGCCGTCGCCATCGAGATCGGCCTTCCGGACGCCGACGTGGACACCTTCCGCGCCTGGCTCGCCGACGCGACGGCGGGCACCGCCACCCTCGAACTGGGCGGGGAGGCCTACGGGGACGCGTGA
- a CDS encoding rhodanese-like domain-containing protein, with protein sequence MTGTTLNPVLRVAPAAPAEAAAHFRASLAWHADVSDVAAALAAGGDPGFVVLDSRSTESWDQGHIPGAVHLPTALIPDQAPQLLDRTVPVVTYCWGPGCNGATRAALALAELGYQVKEMLGGFEYWVREGFEFETWQGRERRAPDPLTAPVAGDCGC encoded by the coding sequence ATGACCGGCACCACCCTCAACCCCGTCCTGCGCGTCGCCCCCGCCGCGCCCGCCGAGGCCGCCGCCCACTTCCGGGCGAGCCTCGCCTGGCACGCCGACGTCTCCGACGTGGCCGCCGCCCTCGCCGCCGGCGGCGACCCCGGCTTCGTCGTCCTGGACTCCCGCTCCACCGAGTCCTGGGACCAGGGCCACATCCCGGGCGCCGTCCACCTGCCCACCGCGCTCATCCCCGACCAGGCGCCCCAACTCCTCGACAGGACCGTGCCCGTGGTGACGTACTGCTGGGGTCCCGGCTGCAACGGCGCCACTCGCGCCGCCCTCGCCCTGGCCGAACTCGGCTACCAGGTCAAGGAGATGCTCGGCGGGTTCGAGTACTGGGTGCGTGAAGGGTTCGAGTTCGAGACCTGGCAGGGCCGTGAGCGCCGCGCCCCCGACCCGCTGACCGCACCCGTCGCGGGCGACTGCGGTTGCTGA
- a CDS encoding Gfo/Idh/MocA family protein: MPPRPTRRRVAVIGTGSIVSGSHLPALTAHADRAALAAAVDVDQARLDAFRELAGGDVAGYTSVEDMLDAVRPDLVLVGTPPALHRDQTVAALKAGAWVLCEKPLCLSLAEYDEIAATEAASGGYASVVFQHRYGSGAVHARQLITGGGLGAPLVAHCQTTWHRDAAYYAVPWRGTWASEGGGPTMGHGIHQYDLLLHLLGPWTEIRAMAARLVHDTESEDVSTALVRFANGALATVVNSVLSPQEVSRVRVDCADATVELTHLYGHRNEDWVYTPAPHVPAARAAAWRTPETDVPSSHTAQLGALLDALDAGVRPPGSGPDARATLEFAAALYKSAFTGRPVHAGEIGPGDPYYAAMHGDHPHWAPTEERA, encoded by the coding sequence ATGCCCCCGCGCCCGACCCGCCGCCGTGTCGCCGTGATCGGCACCGGCTCCATCGTCAGCGGCAGCCATCTGCCCGCCCTCACCGCCCACGCCGACCGCGCCGCACTGGCCGCCGCGGTCGACGTCGACCAGGCCCGCCTCGACGCCTTCCGGGAACTCGCCGGCGGCGACGTCGCCGGCTACACCTCCGTCGAGGACATGCTCGACGCCGTACGCCCCGACCTCGTCCTCGTCGGCACACCCCCCGCCCTGCACCGCGACCAGACGGTGGCCGCACTGAAGGCGGGCGCCTGGGTGCTCTGCGAGAAGCCGCTGTGCCTGTCCCTCGCCGAGTACGACGAGATCGCCGCCACCGAGGCCGCCTCCGGCGGCTACGCCTCCGTCGTCTTCCAGCACCGCTACGGCTCCGGCGCCGTCCACGCCCGGCAGCTGATCACCGGCGGCGGGCTGGGCGCCCCGCTGGTCGCGCACTGCCAGACCACCTGGCACCGGGACGCCGCCTACTACGCCGTGCCCTGGCGCGGCACCTGGGCGAGCGAGGGCGGCGGCCCGACCATGGGCCATGGCATCCACCAGTACGACCTGCTGCTGCACCTGCTCGGCCCGTGGACGGAGATCCGCGCCATGGCGGCCCGCCTGGTCCACGACACCGAGAGCGAGGACGTGTCCACCGCCCTCGTCCGCTTCGCGAACGGCGCGCTCGCGACCGTCGTCAACAGCGTGCTGTCCCCTCAGGAGGTGAGCCGCGTCCGCGTCGACTGTGCGGACGCCACCGTCGAACTCACCCACCTGTACGGGCACCGCAACGAGGACTGGGTCTACACCCCGGCCCCGCACGTCCCCGCCGCGCGCGCGGCCGCCTGGCGCACCCCGGAGACGGACGTGCCCAGCTCGCACACCGCGCAGCTCGGTGCCCTCCTCGACGCCCTCGACGCGGGCGTACGGCCGCCGGGCAGCGGCCCCGACGCCCGCGCCACCCTCGAGTTCGCCGCCGCGCTCTACAAGTCGGCGTTCACGGGGCGCCCCGTGCACGCGGGCGAGATCGGCCCCGGCGACCCCTACTACGCAGCCATGCACGGCGACCACCCGCACTGGGCCCCCACCGAGGAGCGCGCATGA
- a CDS encoding exonuclease SbcCD subunit D gives MRILHTSDWHLGRAFHRVSMLGAQSEFIGHLVAAVREHEVDAVVVAGDVYDRAVPPLAAVELFDDALHRLADLGVPTVMISGNHDSARRLGVGAGLIDRAGIHLRTEPSACGTPVVLADAYGDVAFYGLPYLEPALVKDEFAVERAGHETVLAAAMDRVRADLAARTAGTRSVVLAHAFVTGGEPSDSERDITVGGVAAVPAGVFDGVDYVALGHLHGCQTLTDRVRYSGSPLAYSFSEAGHRKSMWLVDLAADGTVTAERLDCPVPRPLARLRGTLDDLLADPALTPHEDAWVEATLTDPVRPADPMARLTDRFPHTLSLVFDPDRAPDDPDVSYARRLAGRTDRQIAEDFVAHVRGAGPDEHELAVLSEAFDAVRADGTVREVAR, from the coding sequence ATGAGAATCCTGCATACTTCCGACTGGCATCTGGGCCGGGCGTTCCACCGTGTCAGCATGCTGGGCGCCCAGTCCGAGTTCATCGGCCACCTCGTGGCGGCCGTCCGGGAGCACGAAGTCGACGCCGTGGTGGTGGCGGGGGACGTCTACGACCGCGCGGTGCCGCCGCTCGCCGCGGTCGAGCTGTTCGACGACGCCCTGCACCGGCTCGCCGACCTGGGCGTGCCCACGGTGATGATCTCCGGCAACCACGACTCCGCCCGCCGCCTCGGCGTCGGCGCCGGTCTCATCGACCGCGCCGGCATCCACCTGCGCACCGAACCGTCGGCCTGCGGCACCCCGGTCGTGCTCGCCGACGCCTACGGGGACGTCGCGTTCTACGGCCTGCCCTATCTCGAACCCGCCCTGGTGAAGGACGAGTTCGCGGTCGAGCGGGCCGGCCACGAGACGGTGCTGGCCGCCGCCATGGACCGGGTCCGCGCCGATCTCGCGGCCCGCACGGCCGGCACCCGCTCGGTCGTCCTCGCGCATGCCTTCGTCACCGGCGGCGAGCCCAGCGACAGCGAACGGGACATCACGGTCGGCGGCGTCGCCGCCGTCCCGGCCGGCGTCTTCGACGGCGTCGACTACGTGGCCCTCGGCCACCTGCACGGCTGCCAGACCCTCACCGATCGCGTCCGCTACTCGGGCTCCCCGCTGGCGTACTCCTTCTCCGAGGCGGGCCACCGCAAGAGCATGTGGCTCGTCGATCTCGCCGCCGACGGCACGGTCACCGCCGAACGCCTCGACTGCCCGGTCCCGCGCCCGCTGGCCCGCCTCCGCGGCACCCTGGACGACCTCCTCGCCGACCCCGCCCTCACCCCCCACGAGGACGCCTGGGTCGAGGCCACCCTCACCGACCCGGTCCGCCCCGCCGACCCCATGGCCCGCCTCACCGATCGGTTCCCGCACACCCTCAGCCTGGTCTTCGACCCCGACCGAGCCCCGGACGACCCCGACGTCTCCTACGCCCGTCGGCTGGCCGGCCGCACGGACCGGCAGATCGCCGAGGACTTCGTCGCCCACGTGCGCGGAGCGGGCCCCGACGAACACGAACTGGCCGTCCTGAGCGAGGCGTTCGACGCGGTGCGCGCGGACGGCACGGTGCGCGAGGTGGCCCGGTGA
- a CDS encoding Lrp/AsnC family transcriptional regulator, with product MTEFSPDATDRRILDVLQREGRASFAELARAVAMSPSAVTERVRRLEEAGVIQGYAAVVDPERLGLPILAFVRLRYPNGNYKPFHDLVAATPEILEAHHVTGDDCFVIKVTARSMRHLEEVSGRIGALGSVTTSVVYSSPLPRRAVGT from the coding sequence ATGACCGAGTTTTCCCCGGACGCCACCGACCGGCGCATCCTCGACGTCCTGCAGCGTGAGGGCCGGGCCAGCTTCGCCGAGCTGGCGCGGGCCGTCGCGATGTCCCCGAGCGCGGTGACCGAGCGGGTGCGCCGGCTCGAGGAGGCCGGCGTGATCCAGGGGTACGCGGCGGTGGTCGACCCGGAGCGGCTCGGCCTGCCGATCCTCGCCTTCGTCCGGCTGCGCTACCCGAACGGCAACTACAAGCCCTTCCACGACCTGGTCGCCGCCACCCCCGAGATCCTGGAGGCGCACCACGTCACGGGCGACGACTGCTTCGTCATCAAGGTCACCGCCCGTTCGATGCGGCACCTGGAGGAGGTCTCCGGCCGCATCGGCGCACTGGGCTCGGTGACGACGAGCGTCGTCTACTCGTCGCCGCTGCCGCGCCGGGCCGTCGGCACCTGA
- a CDS encoding AAA family ATPase, which produces MRLHRLDITAFGPFGGSQSVDFDALSTAGLFLLHGPTGAGKTSVLDAVCYALYGTVPGARQSGQGLTLRSDHADPATRTEVRLELTVAGRRLEITRQPPWERPKKRGAGTTLDKAQTWLREYDTTTRAWKDLSRSHQEVGEEITQLLGMSREQFCQVVLLPQGDFARFLRADAGARGQLLGRLFDTQRFADVEKRLAERRKTTEARVRDGDSALLADAHRMQQEAGDAMELPELAPGEPGLAAAVLAAAAVARSTARERLAVAHCRLTAAESAQFAADRALAEARELARLQTRFAEARQRAVRLEERAGDHRAAQARMERARKAEAVAPALELREAAEEEHRRASGAEARARALLPESFAEAGAAGLSGAARRAAEELGGLESARRAERRLAEAADERDRLDRQERDDEDTLREAAGWLAGWDARRAELQARVDAAQEAATRAEQLAVQRDPARRRLVAARLRDELGRDTDEAQRTALASAQRAVDARTHWLDLKEQRLNGIAAELAAELTEGEPCAVCGATEHPAPAEKFAGHVDREAEERALAAVQRADEERARDERRLATAREALAAATAEAGDIPTERLASQAEELEQEYTQARRAGSVLHAAHEELRLAEQERERRLADRQQAELRAAARLTRREGLDAELAALEEELTQARGSAGSVSARAAQLERQVALLTDAADIARAAEDTARHLKDTDARLADAAYRAGFDTPQAAAAALLDDTAHRELQRRLDQWQSEEAAVRAVLAEADTAAAAQRPPADLGTAERTAALAAQRLRDAASARDRAARSCAELDTLSARATAGVRQLAPLREEYDRVARLAGLTAGTSADNERKMRLESYVLAARLEQVAAAATVRLRRMSSGRYTLVHSDDRTGRGRSGLGLHVVDAWTGRERDTATLSGGETFFASLALALGLADVVTDEAGGVRLDTLFIDEGFGSLDDQTLDEVLDVLDSLRERDRSVGIVSHVADLRRRIHAQLEVSKGRTGSTLRQRGV; this is translated from the coding sequence ATGAGGCTCCACCGGCTCGACATCACCGCCTTCGGACCGTTCGGCGGGTCCCAGAGCGTCGACTTCGACGCGCTCTCCACCGCCGGGCTCTTCCTCCTGCACGGCCCGACCGGCGCCGGGAAGACCTCCGTCCTGGACGCCGTCTGCTACGCCCTCTACGGCACTGTCCCCGGCGCCCGCCAGAGCGGCCAGGGCCTCACCCTGCGCAGCGACCACGCCGACCCCGCCACCCGCACCGAGGTCCGTCTCGAACTCACCGTCGCCGGACGCCGGTTGGAGATCACCCGGCAGCCGCCCTGGGAGCGCCCCAAGAAACGCGGCGCGGGCACCACCCTGGACAAGGCCCAGACCTGGCTGCGCGAGTACGACACGACCACCCGCGCCTGGAAGGACCTCAGCCGCTCCCACCAGGAGGTCGGCGAGGAGATCACCCAGCTGCTCGGCATGAGCCGCGAGCAGTTCTGCCAGGTCGTCCTGTTGCCCCAGGGCGACTTCGCCCGCTTCCTGCGCGCCGACGCGGGCGCCCGCGGCCAGCTGCTCGGCCGGCTCTTCGACACCCAGCGTTTCGCCGACGTCGAGAAGCGCCTCGCCGAACGCCGGAAGACGACCGAGGCCAGGGTCCGGGACGGCGACTCCGCGCTGCTGGCCGACGCGCACCGCATGCAGCAGGAGGCCGGCGACGCGATGGAGCTGCCGGAGCTGGCCCCGGGCGAGCCCGGCCTTGCCGCGGCCGTCCTGGCCGCCGCGGCCGTGGCCCGCAGCACCGCGCGGGAGCGCCTCGCCGTCGCCCACTGCCGGCTCACCGCCGCCGAGTCCGCCCAGTTCGCCGCCGACCGCGCCCTTGCCGAGGCCCGCGAACTGGCCCGACTGCAGACCCGGTTCGCAGAGGCCCGGCAGCGGGCCGTACGGCTGGAGGAGCGGGCGGGAGACCACCGGGCGGCGCAGGCGCGGATGGAGCGGGCCCGGAAGGCGGAAGCGGTGGCGCCGGCGCTGGAGCTGCGGGAGGCCGCCGAGGAGGAGCACCGAAGAGCTTCCGGCGCCGAGGCGCGCGCACGGGCGCTGCTGCCGGAGAGCTTCGCCGAAGCCGGTGCGGCGGGGCTCTCCGGCGCCGCCCGCCGGGCCGCGGAGGAGCTGGGCGGGCTGGAGTCCGCGCGCCGGGCCGAGCGACGGCTCGCCGAGGCCGCCGACGAACGGGACCGGCTCGACCGGCAGGAGCGGGACGACGAGGACACGCTGCGCGAGGCCGCGGGCTGGCTCGCCGGCTGGGACGCCCGGCGCGCGGAACTCCAGGCCCGGGTCGACGCCGCCCAGGAGGCCGCGACCCGCGCCGAGCAGCTCGCCGTACAGCGCGACCCCGCCCGGCGGCGGCTGGTGGCGGCGCGGCTCCGGGACGAGCTGGGCCGGGACACCGACGAGGCCCAGCGCACCGCCCTCGCCTCCGCGCAGCGTGCCGTCGACGCGCGGACGCACTGGCTCGACCTCAAGGAACAGCGGCTGAACGGCATCGCCGCCGAGCTCGCCGCCGAGCTGACCGAGGGAGAGCCGTGCGCGGTCTGCGGAGCAACCGAACACCCGGCTCCGGCGGAGAAGTTCGCGGGTCACGTCGACCGCGAGGCCGAGGAACGCGCGCTCGCCGCCGTGCAGCGCGCCGACGAAGAGCGCGCCCGGGACGAACGGCGGCTCGCCACCGCACGCGAGGCGCTCGCCGCCGCCACCGCCGAGGCGGGCGACATCCCGACCGAGCGGCTTGCCTCCCAGGCCGAGGAGTTGGAACAGGAGTACACGCAGGCCCGGCGGGCCGGGTCCGTCCTGCACGCGGCGCACGAGGAGCTGCGGCTGGCCGAGCAGGAACGCGAGCGCCGACTGGCCGACCGGCAGCAGGCCGAGCTCCGGGCCGCCGCACGGCTTACCCGCCGCGAGGGACTCGACGCGGAACTCGCGGCCCTCGAAGAGGAGTTGACCCAGGCCCGGGGGAGTGCCGGCAGCGTGTCCGCGCGGGCCGCGCAGCTGGAGCGGCAGGTGGCACTGCTCACCGACGCCGCCGACATCGCGCGCGCCGCGGAGGACACCGCCCGGCACCTGAAGGACACCGACGCCCGGCTCGCCGACGCCGCCTACCGGGCCGGCTTCGACACCCCGCAGGCAGCGGCCGCCGCCCTCCTCGACGACACCGCCCACCGCGAACTCCAACGGCGCCTGGACCAGTGGCAGTCCGAGGAGGCCGCGGTGCGTGCGGTCCTCGCGGAGGCCGACACCGCGGCCGCCGCCCAGCGGCCGCCCGCCGACCTCGGCACGGCGGAGCGCACCGCCGCCCTGGCCGCCCAGCGCCTGCGCGACGCCGCCTCCGCCCGCGACCGGGCCGCCCGCAGCTGCGCCGAACTCGACACGCTCTCGGCCCGCGCCACCGCGGGCGTACGGCAACTGGCGCCGCTGCGCGAGGAGTACGACCGGGTCGCCCGCCTGGCCGGCCTCACCGCGGGCACCTCCGCCGACAACGAGCGAAAGATGCGCCTGGAGTCGTACGTCCTCGCCGCCCGCCTGGAACAGGTCGCCGCCGCCGCGACCGTACGCCTGCGGCGCATGTCGTCCGGGCGCTACACCCTGGTCCACTCCGACGACCGCACCGGACGCGGACGCAGCGGCCTCGGACTGCACGTCGTCGACGCCTGGACCGGGCGCGAACGGGACACCGCCACCCTCTCCGGCGGCGAGACCTTCTTCGCGTCCCTCGCGCTCGCCCTCGGCCTCGCCGACGTCGTCACCGACGAAGCGGGCGGCGTCCGCCTCGACACCCTCTTCATCGACGAGGGCTTCGGCAGCCTGGACGACCAGACCCTGGACGAGGTCCTCGACGTCCTCGACTCCCTCCGGGAACGCGACCGCAGCGTCGGCATCGTCAGCCACGTCGCCGACCTGCGCCGCCGCATCCACGCCCAGCTGGAGGTCTCGAAGGGGAGAACGGGCTCGACCCTGCGGCAGCGCGGGGTCTGA
- a CDS encoding PmoA family protein produces MSIRVSHVHGEHIAVQAPDGTEILRYVYRPDPEAYEARKPYAHPVRTLAGRTVTGYRPSDHRWHKGLQMTASHLSGQNFWGGNTYVHGQGYQMLPDRVGSMRHDGFTGFAVADDRLSFTEELTWVENGGAEWAREVRGLTVHSVDEEAGAWALDWAIRLTNVRDAPLTFGSPTTEGREMAGYTGLQWRGPRDFTGGTAFGPDAVTGAEKLMGTQGPWLAYTTEHDEVDGHSTIVFAHAPENLDARTAIHESHWFVRAEPIPTAAFSWAFFEEFDLPPGEFFAYRYRIVLADGAWDADRVAAHLAGLPW; encoded by the coding sequence ATGAGCATCCGCGTCAGCCACGTCCACGGCGAGCACATCGCGGTCCAGGCGCCGGACGGCACCGAGATCCTGCGGTACGTCTACCGCCCCGACCCGGAGGCCTACGAGGCGCGCAAGCCGTACGCCCACCCGGTGCGCACCCTCGCGGGCCGCACCGTCACCGGCTACCGGCCGAGCGACCACCGCTGGCACAAGGGCCTGCAGATGACGGCCAGCCACCTGTCCGGGCAGAACTTCTGGGGCGGCAACACCTACGTCCACGGGCAGGGTTACCAGATGCTGCCGGACCGGGTCGGCTCGATGCGGCACGACGGGTTCACCGGGTTCGCCGTCGCGGACGACCGGCTCTCCTTCACCGAGGAACTGACCTGGGTGGAGAACGGCGGCGCCGAGTGGGCCCGGGAGGTGCGCGGGCTCACCGTCCACTCCGTCGACGAGGAGGCCGGCGCCTGGGCGCTCGACTGGGCCATCCGCCTCACCAACGTCCGCGACGCGCCGCTGACCTTCGGTTCCCCCACCACCGAAGGCCGCGAGATGGCCGGATACACCGGGCTCCAGTGGCGCGGCCCCCGCGACTTCACCGGCGGCACCGCGTTCGGCCCGGACGCCGTCACCGGCGCCGAGAAGCTGATGGGCACCCAGGGCCCCTGGCTCGCCTACACCACCGAGCACGACGAGGTGGACGGCCACTCCACGATCGTCTTCGCCCACGCGCCCGAGAACCTCGACGCACGGACGGCGATCCACGAGTCGCACTGGTTCGTGCGCGCGGAACCGATCCCCACGGCCGCGTTCTCCTGGGCGTTCTTCGAGGAGTTCGACCTGCCGCCCGGGGAGTTCTTTGCCTACCGGTACCGGATCGTCCTCGCCGACGGCGCCTGGGACGCCGACCGCGTCGCCGCCCACCTGGCGGGCCTGCCGTGGTGA